One Desulfobulbus oligotrophicus DNA segment encodes these proteins:
- the hflK gene encoding FtsH protease activity modulator HflK — MNEQPPWGKKKKPMGPEDFLAQLIQKIRDAFENKEGAPSGGDDSGQGSPPSETPSGLFAGAGKVLAIIAAALVLQGSFSSFFTIRPGEVGIILRFGQYARTTLPGLNFKIPYIEELHKVDVESVRKEEFGFRTRAPGVASTFERKGYDMESLMLTGDKDVIEVAWIVQYKVSDPFNYLFKVRDVAKTVRDASETVTRRIVGNMDFDYVLGNREVLAANAKQELQGQVDRLECGISIVTLQLLDINPPEQVKPAFNEVNEADQDMKRLVNEAEETYNKVIPKARGSAKQIVEEAHGYAAERINRANGETTRFKAIAKEYRGAEEVTRQRLYLETMEEVLPKIDSLYVIDKSQQGLLPLFDLTRKPGKMPAPTGELNQK, encoded by the coding sequence ATGAATGAACAACCGCCCTGGGGCAAGAAAAAGAAGCCTATGGGGCCGGAGGATTTTCTTGCTCAACTTATCCAGAAAATCCGTGATGCTTTTGAAAATAAGGAGGGTGCTCCTTCCGGCGGTGACGACAGCGGACAGGGCAGCCCGCCCTCAGAAACGCCATCCGGCCTTTTTGCAGGGGCCGGCAAGGTGCTGGCAATCATAGCGGCCGCCCTTGTTCTCCAGGGAAGTTTTTCCTCGTTTTTCACCATACGGCCCGGGGAAGTGGGCATCATTCTCCGTTTCGGGCAATATGCCCGCACAACTCTTCCCGGGTTGAATTTTAAAATTCCCTATATAGAGGAATTGCACAAAGTTGATGTTGAGAGCGTTCGCAAGGAGGAGTTCGGCTTCCGTACTCGTGCGCCTGGAGTGGCCAGTACCTTTGAACGCAAGGGATACGATATGGAATCCTTGATGCTGACCGGTGATAAAGACGTGATCGAGGTGGCATGGATTGTCCAGTACAAGGTGAGCGACCCGTTTAATTACCTCTTCAAGGTGCGTGATGTCGCAAAAACCGTGCGAGATGCATCAGAGACGGTGACCCGGCGTATTGTGGGAAATATGGACTTCGATTATGTGCTGGGTAACCGTGAGGTCCTGGCTGCCAATGCCAAACAGGAGTTGCAGGGGCAGGTGGATCGGCTTGAGTGCGGTATCAGTATTGTTACCCTGCAGCTGCTTGACATCAACCCGCCGGAACAGGTGAAACCAGCGTTCAACGAGGTCAACGAGGCGGATCAGGATATGAAACGTCTGGTTAACGAGGCTGAGGAGACCTACAACAAAGTGATACCTAAGGCGCGCGGTAGTGCTAAACAGATCGTTGAAGAGGCCCACGGATATGCTGCAGAGCGCATCAACCGGGCCAATGGAGAGACCACGCGGTTTAAGGCGATTGCCAAAGAGTACCGAGGTGCAGAAGAGGTCACCCGCCAGCGGTTGTATTTAGAGACCATGGAGGAGGTGTTGCCGAAAATCGACTCCCTCTATGTTATTGATAAGAGCCAGCAGGGGCTGTTGCCGCTCTTTGACCTCACCCGTAAGCCGGGCAAAATGCCGGCACCCACCGGTGAGTTGAATCAGAAATGA
- the hflC gene encoding protease modulator HflC, with product MDKFIRLFLLIILGGIAITVWDGFFILPEGQQAVITQFGKPVGKPVNQAGLKFKTPFIQMVQYFDKRILVWDGDPNQIPTNDKTFIYMDNTARWRIVDPLRFLQAVGTEARAKSLLNDIIAGTVRDLVNKHDLIEIIRSSDWSEDYMVVSMARGQDMIAPPKVGRDKISHMVLEAASKVTPQYGIELLDVMFTRVNYIETVRLRVYDRMVSERKRIAAEKRSTGEGRKAQILGRVDRELQEITSTAQREAIEIRGKADAEAVRVYGQTYSEFPEFYAFQKSLESYRAVIGKNASVVLTTESDLFRYLNSQKVQR from the coding sequence ATGGATAAATTTATTCGCCTTTTTTTATTGATCATTCTCGGTGGCATCGCCATCACGGTTTGGGATGGTTTTTTTATTCTTCCTGAAGGCCAGCAGGCGGTTATCACCCAGTTTGGGAAGCCGGTCGGTAAGCCGGTCAATCAGGCCGGACTGAAGTTCAAGACACCTTTTATTCAGATGGTTCAATATTTTGACAAACGGATACTGGTGTGGGACGGGGATCCTAATCAGATACCCACCAATGACAAAACTTTCATCTACATGGATAATACCGCTCGCTGGCGCATAGTTGATCCCTTGCGTTTTCTCCAGGCTGTGGGCACAGAGGCGCGGGCCAAATCTTTGCTGAACGATATCATTGCCGGTACTGTACGCGACCTGGTTAACAAGCATGACCTGATCGAGATTATTCGCAGTTCTGATTGGTCCGAGGATTATATGGTGGTCTCCATGGCACGGGGGCAGGATATGATTGCGCCACCGAAGGTGGGAAGAGATAAGATCAGTCATATGGTGCTTGAGGCCGCCTCAAAAGTTACCCCGCAGTATGGTATCGAGCTGTTGGATGTGATGTTTACCAGGGTAAACTATATAGAGACCGTTCGTCTTCGAGTCTACGATCGGATGGTTTCAGAACGAAAACGAATTGCAGCGGAGAAGCGTTCAACCGGAGAGGGCCGTAAAGCGCAGATCCTGGGTCGGGTGGATCGGGAACTTCAGGAGATTACCTCAACTGCACAGCGTGAAGCCATTGAAATTCGCGGTAAAGCCGACGCCGAAGCTGTCAGGGTTTATGGGCAGACCTATTCTGAATTCCCGGAGTTTTATGCCTTCCAGAAGAGTTTAGAGAGTTATCGTGCTGTGATCGGCAAGAATGCTTCAGTGGTCCTCACCACTGAATCCGATCTTTTCCGCTACCTGAACAGTCAGAAGGTCCAGAGATAG
- a CDS encoding citrate synthase, translating into MPEENFFDRTAELIIDGKSHYLPILEGIEGDKSIDVSDLLVDTGYTVYDTGYKNSASCCSTITYLDGDRGILRYRGYNIEDLASRCLFIEVAYLLLHNKLPNRVELENFRTMLEEHALIHEDMVHFLDKFPPHASPMSILSVMVNSLHNFYPEMSADPLENIDLTASRLISKIRTIAAFSYKKSIGQPLVYPRNDLSYCGNFLNMMFDTPVRPYIVLPEIVAALNKLLILHADHEQNCSTSAVRLVGSSGGNLYSSISAGINALWGPLHGGANEAVIHMLEAIHKDNNNYKKYIAKAKDRRDPFRLSGFGHRVYRTFDPRGTIIKDACDGILTILNFEDPLMDIARNLEEIVLNDPYFVSRNLYPNIDFYSGIIYRALGIPTNMFTVMFALGRLPGWIAQWKEMREDPETKIYRPRQIYIGSPAREFVPLGQRT; encoded by the coding sequence ATGCCTGAAGAAAATTTCTTCGACCGAACCGCAGAGTTAATCATTGATGGTAAGTCTCATTATTTACCTATTCTTGAAGGAATCGAGGGAGATAAATCCATTGATGTCAGCGACTTATTAGTCGATACCGGGTACACAGTGTATGATACCGGATACAAGAATTCAGCCTCCTGCTGCAGTACTATTACCTATCTTGACGGTGATAGAGGTATCCTTCGTTATCGCGGGTACAACATTGAGGACCTGGCATCCCGCTGTCTGTTCATCGAGGTGGCGTACCTGTTGCTCCACAACAAGCTGCCGAATCGGGTGGAGCTGGAAAATTTTCGTACCATGCTTGAAGAGCATGCCCTTATTCATGAAGACATGGTACATTTTTTAGACAAGTTTCCGCCCCATGCCTCACCGATGTCGATCCTGTCGGTGATGGTCAACAGCCTGCACAACTTTTACCCGGAAATGAGTGCTGATCCGCTGGAAAATATTGATCTGACCGCCAGCCGACTCATTTCAAAAATTCGTACCATTGCCGCTTTTTCTTATAAGAAGTCCATTGGGCAGCCTCTGGTCTACCCTCGAAATGACCTCTCCTACTGCGGCAACTTTCTGAACATGATGTTCGATACACCAGTCAGACCGTACATTGTTCTTCCGGAGATCGTTGCCGCCCTCAATAAACTGCTGATTCTTCATGCAGATCACGAACAAAACTGCTCAACTTCGGCCGTCCGCCTGGTTGGCAGCTCCGGAGGAAATCTGTACTCTTCCATCTCTGCAGGCATCAATGCCTTGTGGGGACCTCTGCACGGCGGCGCCAATGAGGCGGTTATTCATATGCTGGAAGCCATTCATAAGGATAACAATAACTATAAAAAATATATCGCCAAGGCAAAAGACCGCAGGGATCCTTTCCGTCTTTCTGGATTTGGACATCGTGTTTATCGAACCTTTGATCCAAGGGGAACAATTATTAAAGATGCGTGCGATGGTATTCTCACGATTCTCAATTTTGAAGATCCGCTCATGGATATTGCGCGTAATCTTGAAGAGATCGTGCTCAATGACCCCTATTTTGTCAGTCGGAATCTCTATCCGAACATCGATTTTTATTCAGGCATTATCTACCGCGCCCTGGGGATCCCAACCAATATGTTTACGGTTATGTTTGCTTTGGGAAGATTACCTGGTTGGATTGCGCAGTGGAAGGAGATGCGTGAAGATCCGGAGACCAAGATATATCGTCCTCGTCAGATCTATATCGGCTCACCTGCCCGCGAATTTGTTCCCCTGGGGCAGCGTACCTGA
- the polA gene encoding DNA polymerase I, whose amino-acid sequence MSAPAIYLIDGSAYIYRAYHAIKPLSNSRGLPTHAVYGFAAILRRLIRERAPEYLAVAFDTRGPVFRHQLYADYKANRPPMPDDLAQQIPYIRQLVQAYRFCLLEQEGQEADDLIASVVTRMVQQGHRVVIVSGDKDLLQLVSPHVSLWDPMNDRVMDETAVQSKYGLPPSRLLDYFALTGDSSDNIPGVPGIGPKSALKLLNEYGSLDNLYEQIKDMKLSKTMEKVRDHQDAAFLSRDLVRLNTAVGIPTDIASYHILPPDSEELRRLLTELEFYSLLKNQAPAKKITTANFHLVQTTAELEAVARRLSGVQHLVLDTETNSLNTLHAQLVGLSLADHEGNAWYFPCGHRDNAGQLQPGQLQLSQLIRTIQPLLEDQHITKIGHNLKFDLAVLALPGNGGIQLRGPLYDTMVGAWLLDPDRHSYRLDDLCQEIELQMTSYPEVTAGDKKEDAFSRVELEAAKNYSCEDVYGALQLYREQQPKLDEAQLLSLMEDMEGPLIPVLAAMEQAGILIDTALLTQLSQEFEQRLAVEEQAIYASAGMAFNINSPKQLGEVLFEKLQLPKGRKTKTGWSTDVKVLENLSMTHELPAKILQYRNLAKLKSTYVDRLASLSDPVTGRVHTSFNQCGTATGRLSSSNPNVQNIPIRTEEGRRIRSAFVAAQGSCLLSADYSQIDLRVLAHYSEDAALLTAFHSGQDIHRQTAAEIFFVNPELVTSEMRRVAKTINFGIIYGMSSFGLASQLHLSRKEAQTFIDRYLAHFSGIKEFMASVLTQAKTDGYVTTLLGRRRLLPNISSNNRVQREFAERTAINMPIQGTAADIIKVAMLRVHHELEHRQLQARLLLQIHDELVLEVPDNELDEVTALVQQQMEEAMPLRVPLVVHVSHGQNLDENA is encoded by the coding sequence ATGTCTGCACCTGCAATCTATCTCATTGACGGCAGCGCCTATATCTATCGGGCCTATCATGCAATTAAGCCGCTTTCCAATTCCCGTGGGCTGCCGACTCATGCAGTGTATGGATTTGCCGCTATTCTCCGTCGGTTGATCAGGGAACGGGCCCCGGAGTACCTGGCGGTTGCTTTTGATACCCGGGGACCGGTGTTTCGTCATCAGCTGTATGCAGACTACAAGGCCAACCGCCCGCCAATGCCTGATGACCTCGCTCAGCAGATTCCATATATACGCCAACTTGTTCAGGCGTACCGTTTTTGTCTGCTCGAACAAGAGGGTCAGGAGGCAGATGATCTGATTGCTTCTGTTGTCACCCGGATGGTCCAACAGGGACACAGGGTCGTCATCGTCTCAGGTGATAAAGACCTGTTACAACTCGTCTCTCCCCATGTCAGCCTGTGGGATCCAATGAACGACAGGGTAATGGATGAGACTGCTGTGCAATCGAAATACGGTCTGCCCCCTTCCCGGCTTCTCGATTATTTTGCCCTGACCGGTGACAGCTCGGATAACATTCCCGGTGTTCCCGGGATCGGCCCCAAATCGGCACTCAAACTGCTGAACGAATACGGTAGCCTGGACAACCTGTATGAACAGATCAAAGACATGAAACTGTCAAAGACCATGGAAAAGGTGAGAGATCATCAGGATGCAGCCTTTCTGTCCCGTGACCTGGTCCGCCTCAATACAGCAGTCGGCATACCGACCGATATTGCCAGTTATCATATTCTTCCACCGGATAGCGAAGAGCTGCGCCGGCTTCTCACTGAATTAGAATTTTATTCACTGCTCAAAAATCAGGCTCCTGCAAAAAAGATCACGACTGCAAACTTTCATCTTGTCCAGACAACGGCGGAGCTAGAGGCAGTGGCCCGGCGATTATCCGGGGTGCAACACCTGGTGCTCGATACGGAGACCAACTCGTTGAACACCCTGCATGCTCAACTGGTTGGGCTGTCACTTGCCGATCATGAAGGGAATGCCTGGTACTTTCCCTGCGGCCATCGTGACAACGCCGGCCAACTGCAGCCCGGTCAACTGCAGCTGAGCCAGCTTATCCGCACCATTCAACCACTGCTGGAAGATCAGCATATCACCAAAATCGGACACAATCTGAAATTCGACCTGGCTGTCCTTGCCCTTCCCGGAAATGGAGGCATTCAACTCCGCGGACCACTGTATGACACCATGGTCGGTGCCTGGCTTCTTGATCCGGATCGCCATTCTTACAGGCTTGACGATCTTTGCCAGGAAATTGAACTCCAGATGACCAGTTATCCGGAAGTAACTGCTGGTGATAAAAAGGAAGACGCCTTCAGCCGGGTCGAGCTGGAGGCTGCCAAAAACTACAGTTGTGAAGATGTATACGGTGCACTGCAACTCTATCGCGAACAGCAGCCGAAACTGGATGAGGCACAGCTTCTGTCACTGATGGAAGATATGGAAGGACCGCTGATCCCGGTACTGGCTGCCATGGAACAGGCAGGTATTTTAATTGATACAGCGCTTCTGACGCAGCTCTCACAAGAGTTTGAGCAGCGCTTAGCTGTTGAAGAACAGGCCATCTATGCCTCGGCAGGGATGGCATTCAACATCAACTCACCAAAACAGTTGGGTGAAGTACTCTTTGAAAAACTACAGCTGCCCAAGGGACGCAAAACAAAAACCGGCTGGTCAACAGATGTCAAAGTACTGGAGAACCTCAGTATGACGCATGAACTGCCGGCCAAAATCCTCCAGTACCGTAACCTGGCCAAACTCAAATCAACCTATGTCGATCGATTGGCCAGCCTGAGTGATCCGGTGACTGGTCGGGTACACACCTCATTCAACCAGTGTGGAACAGCTACCGGCCGCTTGAGTTCGAGCAATCCCAATGTGCAGAACATTCCCATCCGTACCGAAGAAGGACGGCGAATTCGCTCCGCATTTGTAGCTGCTCAGGGTTCCTGTCTGCTCTCGGCGGATTACTCCCAAATCGATCTGCGCGTATTAGCTCACTACTCGGAAGATGCTGCCCTGTTGACCGCCTTTCACAGTGGCCAGGATATTCACAGACAGACCGCGGCGGAAATATTTTTTGTGAACCCGGAACTGGTGACCTCAGAGATGCGAAGAGTAGCCAAAACCATTAACTTCGGTATCATCTACGGTATGTCCAGTTTTGGCTTAGCCAGCCAACTCCACCTGAGTCGAAAAGAGGCACAGACTTTTATTGACCGCTATCTGGCTCATTTTTCCGGTATAAAGGAATTTATGGCCTCAGTGCTCACACAAGCCAAAACAGACGGCTATGTCACCACGCTTCTGGGTCGCAGACGGCTTTTACCGAACATCAGCAGCAACAACAGGGTACAGCGTGAATTTGCAGAACGTACGGCGATCAACATGCCCATTCAGGGCACTGCAGCCGATATCATCAAGGTGGCTATGCTACGGGTGCATCATGAACTGGAACACCGTCAACTCCAGGCCAGGCTCCTGTTACAAATCCACGACGAACTGGTTCTGGAAGTCCCTGACAACGAACTGGACGAAGTGACCGCACTGGTTCAGCAGCAGATGGAAGAGGCGATGCCTCTTCGGGTTCCCCTGGTGGTACACGTCAGTCACGGTCAGAATCTAGACGAAAATGCGTAA